The segment TCAAGAATgacatttctttacaaatgtttgacgtttcttttcaaagttttgacgtttgtttttaCGTATGACGcttttcttctaacgtttgacataatttttttaagttgacGATTTTTCAacgattgaaaattctttattttaattttttaatttaacgtttctcacataaatatattttttgacttCTAAAGAAAAGCTTAAAGTTTCTCAAACTTTAGACTATAGAcgatcaaaaataaatataagaaatCATCAAAGAGACTTCCTGTTTTTAACCCTATTCCATgcagaaacgaataaactccttcatctctactaaatttttaaatcaatttcatttgcttagaacttaattttctttattaaatcttttgttCGATTTCtctaaatcataaaaaaaactttaaaatcagTTTCTAAATCCTATTCTATTTTCTCTTTGCTGGGAAAAGCAGAAAGAGAGTCGGGCTTCCTGCGGATTGGTTCACTCCGCAACTTTCTGGGAGtgggcagcagcagcagcaacaatcATCATCATGGTACACAGAATCGCAATCTGATCCGGAGTAGTGTCCCATCGGGGAAGTATTCCGCCACCTCCTCTGAGCGCTTCGATAAACTCCACAAAAGCTGGGGCTCGGCCGATAATCTTCCTcacgtgagttttttttcttcttctttattttttgggggatttttttttaaacttttttattgaatttttttagaatccCTCCAGCATGCCACCACCGAAGAATGGGAGCAAGAAGCGCCGTACACGACGTCATGCCGACTATGGGGCTGTTCTGCCGAGTGGGGCGGCCGTCGTGGGAAGCCACAGCGTCCCGACGACGCCCAATCAACCAAGGGCACCAATGCACAGCTTTGGGGACAACCAACAGGGTCCCCCGTCAATGGGAGACTCCGATTCGGATTCAGCGTGTGGATTTGACTCCAATTGGCACGGGAATGGTCCCCCAAGGTCCGGCTCTTCAGGCTCCTACGGCGTACGCCCGACTTATATTTGAGgaaaagacaattttaaagaattttttgaagcatttttcggcataaattttttatttagacaAGGAGGTGGTTTTATATGCTTTTAtatcaaatataaattaataaaaaataactaaattgtagttaaaaaaatgttttatttatttaaacttttaaaatttgtccaacttatgcatttctacaccgttggtccgatcgtgatgaaatttgatacagagactactgataccagacggttttcaccaacgacattcatttttccCCCAGAGCtccccttcgtagcgcccccatataattttcatgcattttttgcgattattgaatttggcgcccaaattgtagttccaaaagcaGCCACTGGGAATTTTGGGCACTGTTGgctaagaagaaaatgagacggaTGCATTTaaccgctatccgtctccctcacactttcagtttttcccaattttctcgcgttttccgttGAGTTTTCTGGGGAAATTGTGTTCtttgtgaccaggaaaacacttttgaatttttggcatcaaaagttccaaaagtcacgaaaatccatttccgaggaaaaaagtgcgtgtaaaatccccaaccgtcaaaatttccgcgggccccaaattccgcacggAGGAGTTCCCCGGGGGCCCCagagcacccgtaagtgccccaggagTCTCAAAAATGCGtcttatgctaaaaaaaataggaaaaaacaagaaaaatcgcatttttgtaaaaacaaaaaaaaagttcgttaaaattcaaattttattatttgaaccTGACGTTATATAGCGCTGTTTTTCCACACTCACACCACCACGAAACGCAGAGTGAGACGAAGATATTTTTCCTCATGCCATCTcggagaaatttaaattgtggAACGTAGAAGCGCCATCTGTGTCCTCCTAGCACTGACACGTCAAAGATTTAAAATCCAGAATTCCGTTAGAAACAAGGTGTCCCACTCCCGATGactttttccaacaaattcgcaaagaaaaaacaaacaatttatgctttttcataaaatttaattacaacaaCACTAATGCATAagtaaatcacaaaaataaaacatttttaaaattaataatcctAAAAAATCAGCTcctaaattgcattttttcatgactcaacattttttttcttcaacacaaaattctctttttgcatttttttttctccaaagcTGCGGATAAGAcatatcttcttttttcttcttctccaatATCTCGGACGGTTATTGCCCTCGGACAAGCagttttttctccttcttccaTTGACtcaaaaatatcttctttctatttacaagaaattccattatttcattaatattaattattcattttatttctttgcgTAAGAATCACTCACATTGAGGATAAAGTGTGTGAATGAGAGGATTTCCTTAAAACggaggaaaaatgtttttcttggGGGAATTTTTACTTGCGCCAATCTATCacagttttatattttttccaaattaatttcaatcaatttttattaaaattttacgaagaaaaaaaatcgaggaaaaaaacattttttttattattttatttaacaaagaaaattaagagattttttaaattgtttttcttttgtctcTCTTGGgcaaaatatgataaaattaattattttacaagGGGGGTTATATCTGTCggaaatttagattttttttgcgaattatttgaatattgaCAAATTAATCTGAATATTCCTTTAGGTAGAATTCTTTGCTAAAAACCCAATAACTTTTGTTAGCTTGAGATTAGTACTTCTTAGGtttaattttagaactttttggcttcaatttagtcctttttttaagtttgtttTTCTCCTCAAACTAAGCTATTTTAGGACTAAgcactaaataattttttagctaaaatttagtactttagtggcctgaatttagtactttttcagattgaatttagtactttttgggctaaatttaagaaatttttcatgtttttttttattcaatcagCGATTTTAGAATTAagaactaaataatttttttagcttcagtttagtactttttaagcttgaatttgtgttttaatttttagactttaatttagtactttagTCGCCTGAATTTAGTGCTTTTTTTAGCTTGAATTAAGTGCTTTTGAGGCTTTAATTCATtaagatcaagataaaaattttagactaaaatttagtactttttggaCTTGAATTTAGAACCTTTTGAGcgtaaatttagtacttttaagaTCCATTTCagtactaaaaattaaaagaattttattttaaataattctttagttCAGAACTCTTAtagctttatttatttttaatttctcaaatattttaatttctttaagcGAATCACTCGAGTATTTCTAAAGAAtccaaagattttcattcagatcaacaccccttgattgctccaaataattcaatgaagaaatttcaataaatcccCCCTTATTAGGACTTCCGGAAGATCCTCTCTCTCTTCACATCCTCTCATACTTAAAcgctccaattttccacaCTCACGCGCAttttaacaaacaaaaagacacagaaaacaaaataataaaacgtCCACTTTATCTCCACACTATGCAGTCTTAGTTACTTTGATTGAATCTAACTTTCTCTATGTAGTTATAGGTaaggtatatatgtatgtatatagctagcctagaaagtaaattaatcagtagaataatttagttttgttttttttttccttcagaaaattaatttttctctttttacaCAAACGCACGAAGCTCTCACTCCTGGAGATTGCTTTTGGTGCGTTGACGCACGGATCCGGCATCTTTTGTATTGAGTTCCGCACGACTCCTATCCAGGTACTTCCGGCGCGCCATTGCCACGAGCATCTCCTTCCGTCGCTGCAGAATCCTCTCGCGTTCTTCGCTACTCTTCGAGAAACGATCCCCCAGCGGGACTTCGTCGACACTCTCATCGCGCAGAAGATCATTCTGATTCCCAAAGATTGTGCTCTTGCGCTCCACCTCATACCCACCGGGTTCGGAGGAGCTGGAGCTCGTTGAGGCGCGCGAGAAGACGGGATTGACGTAGTAATCACTCGCTGTGTTTGCCGCGAATCCTCCAGCAGCTGCCTCAGAGGGGGATGCATCGGATGACGATGAAGCTCTACTCGCTCCTTCTGCCCCAAAGGCCTCATCTTCGAGCTCCTGGAAACGCGCTGGGATCTGCAGGCGCCCCTCGAGGATGTTATCAATTGTTATCTCAATGGAACGTGTCACCGTGAGATCCCCAATGATCACCGTGAGTGGATAGCGTGGGAACATCTGTTGCACCTGAAGCGCCATGTTGCGTATTTGCGACGTGTGGGTGTGCGTGGGTGCCTCATTTCGCAGCATATTGTTAATGTTTGTCACCTCAACGGAGAAATTCGGCAGCCACGACACATACCGTGAGCCTGGCGAGGAGAaaacattgcaaaaattaaaaatttttgcaaggAAAAAGACTTTTAAAGTCTTCAAAGCTGTTGCCAAACTCACCGTTAAAGTGGAAGAAATGATTATTGGCACGTCCTGCTGTCTCTGGCTCATCAATCCGATCCATATTGGGATGGAGGGTGACGCTGTGCTGAACACTCAGAGCCAGACGACATGTTGGGCAACTTGTATCCTGCTCCAGCCACGATTGCAAGCAAGAACTGcaaaaagtaatgaaaattttgtcaagaaaaaatcattttaaatgaattgagaaattcttggGGGCTAAAGGagtctttaagaatttttgaagagtCCTTTAGGAGGCTTTAGTAGTTCCCAGAAAGTCATCAAGAAGTTCTAGAACCCcccttgaaagaaaaacattaaaaaaccttaaagaagcttcaaaagttttcaaaagcttttaaataaatttttcaagaattttcagaagcttcaaaaatgtctcaaaagtCTTTTGGAACCTTTACaaatttaaaaggtttttaagaacatttttttagggACTTCATGAAGCTTTAAAGAGTATTTAAAAGCCTTTAAggaagtttttaaatcgtctcAGAAGCCTTTAGACTATTTAGTAGCTGAAAAAGTCCTTAATAACATTTTCTAGGGACTTCAAGAGACTCTGAAGAGTGtttaaaagcatttaaatGCCTTAAAGAAGCTTTCAAAAGTCTTTTATGAGGTTTAAGAAGCTTTTGAtagcataaaaaatctttaagagtCGTCAAATCTTCATAAGGCACCAATAGGAATCTCCAAAAAAACTTCAAGAGACTTTAGAACTCattaaaagtctttaaaaaaaaacttctgaaccttaaaaaaatcaaaataagcCTAAAAATCTTCACAGAAACCTTCAAGAATCCTTGGAAGGTTTAACGAATCTTAAAATGCTACTTTAGGAATCTTGTGAAATCCTAAAGAAtctcttaagattttttttaaagaattttctggaGACTTTAGTAGCTTTTGAGAGTCTCGAGGAGCAATCAAGAATATTTAAGGGtcttttagatttttcaaGAATCTTCAGATGCTTCCAAAAGTCTTTGAGAGtcttacaaaaaaagctttagaaGTATTTAAGAACTTCTAGATGGTATCACGAGTCTTTAAAAGTTTCTAGGAAGCTTTAAGAGAATTCCATGATCTTTCAAGAAGCTTCAGAAGCTCTTGATAACCTTTACAAGTCTTCAagagttttcaaaaattcctaaaagttttttaagggCTTCCAATTATCTTTTAAAGCCTTCAGGGATTTCTAATAAGCTTAGAGAGCCTATTGGAGTGTTTAACAGGCTTGAAAACCCTCAGAAACCTTCAAGAACCTTTcgaaacaaatttaaaaaaaaaaaagatttccccCCTTACTTGTGAAAAAGATGGGAGCACGGCAACTTCCTCGCAGAGTCCATCTTCTCCCAGCAAATGGCACAATTATCTGAATTTTCCGTGAGATCCTTCGCCGTGGCCAGTGGGTAGCTCTTCTCCATGTGATTGAGTACCCAGAGGTAGTGACGATGCTTCTTAATTTTCCGCTGAATCTCATGGATGAGGTAGCGCAGCTGCATGATGATCACGAGGCTGGCCATTGAGAGGAAAATGTTGCTCCAGAAGAGCATGTGGAGGTGATGAATGAGATCAACCAGCAGGGCAGCCACATCGAAGCCCAATTCAATGTAATACGCAACGGGGCCGCGTTTATCCCATGACACAGCCTCACCACTGAGACCACCATTGCGCATGTCGTACAAGAACAACCCATAGCGGACAAGAACGTGAAGGGTGCGAATTGACAGGAGGATGCACtaagaaaaggaaattaatgtCATACATCAACAAGAAGAATTCCTTTGAGTGAATTGGTGAGGTGTGCAAGATGCTCTTTTGTCAATGAAAAGATCCCTGGATCGAGTCTCACTTtgggcagttttttttttaacttcaaaacctttttttctttaaatctttatCAAATTCTGGGACAAGAAGATGGTCGaacatttataaaatatatttttgacaatttttattcattttccgtAATTTTTCCTGACTgtgttaatatttttcaattaattcaatgaaCTCTAAATGAGATTCAAATGCTGGGAAATTACAAAATCTTCGCTCTCTTcttggaagaattttatttatttcctcatAAACATGCCACGTGCCTCTGCCTTTGCTGTGCTGTGTGTGACTTccaataaatcaatcaatatttaatttttgatccaAAACAGAACATTAAATGCAACTCAAATCTCCacttcctgacatttttttttaattgaaaaaaattgatcatttcttctaaattcatttttgttgttaatttttctttgaattggCGTctgttttgttttgtttttcaccTCTTCGAGATGCTTCATTAAAACTCAAAGAaaagagaggaagaaaaaactctctaaacattttttaagtaCAATTTCGCAATTACATGGAAGATTTTTGGCACACAAAAGACCCACAAAATGCGgaataaaatcttttgggcaaatattgattttttcctcacaaattGGCAAATCTCTGCACAGAACAATGCAATGAGGAAGCAAAGAAGATTCATCTTTGGACTTTTTTGCATGCCAATTTGTTCACAAGTCGTcgtcaaaaaaacatttattttgtgcGAAATTTTCGTCTCTTTGTGATctcaatttgcaataaaaataagtaaaatgatcattagaatatttattattttcacatcGCTGAGCAGCGCAATGAGGCTGCACGTGAGTGGATTATCTTGACTTATTTAGGAGAGCATTACCTGCTATCTATTTGTGCTGATGCTGATGATTTTTTGAACCATTTCAAGGCAACATTGCgctctctttttcttcaacttgttttttttgctttcgcgcacatttttttttcttacttttacaaaataaattaaattaaatcaaaaaattgtctttattGCACAAAATTGTGGGATGTGTGCGGGGGTGGTAGCTCTGAGATAAAAGAACAAATCGGTGAAAGTTCTTCAGTAAATGCATCgaagaaaaatactttcacaaaaacacagaaaagacaacaaaaaaaatcccatttcgCTAATTTGTGTGCAATGAAAGCgacagagagcttttttttttcattgtgaaaagaaaataatttgcaggtaataacagaaaaataataaattaataaagcaaCAAGAGaatgaatggaaattaattaagataaATTTGTCGTGTACACTTTGACGTCAAATGTGATCTTTAATGAGAGAATTTGTTGTTAAACTTTTGCCAAATTATaactttttcattcattcacaaAAGTATTTTGGGAAAGATTCTTTTATtcgattaaataaataacatttgacattcattgagattatttaacccatttatcacaaagagaattttttttttataaaaaatcgatttttatgtgaatttgatcactaagaattttttcctattaaatattcttcctagaataattattttagctcatcaaaaaatttttcttttgaatttccatattttatgtggtaaattacactttattacgaAGCAAGCACGTTCCCCACATtatctattttcaccactcgaattcaccacttcgggtgcgcgccaaattcaaataccaattaatttatttcacaagtTATTcgaacaaagaaaattcacgattattgtaaaaaaaaaactcttaaatgaagtaataaaaaaaatatagttcGTCCCTCattcagtggaaaatttaatcctttgcgtgataatgaaaaattcatggcAAAGTTCATGTAAAATGAGTGAGTGTGAACCTTACCACGCGTTGACCCATTGCTGGGGGTGTTTTGGGCAcgcgattaaaaaaaatctttcgcttcttttgtagaagaaaatgtttttattaacTGAGAATGAGGTGAAGTTGGTAATAAAACGAAACAAGACGTAACAATACCGTAATCACGAGATCATCAATCAGAggtaatttgaatgaaaaaagtcTGCTTGATCATCCACACAGGTGTGTTGAGAAGAACAAATTCTTTACGAggcacacagaaaaaaaactcgctAAAAgattctcattttctctcatctcaattatttccaatttttcatggaattaTCGCAAATTATTACCTCAAAAATATCACAGAAAATACccctgaaaaaaaacaagaattttacaCACATTTACATTGGATTTTCCCATTGATTGCAACTTAATGTACcacgaaaaagaatttttagctgaaaagaaaaaaaagctatttGAGCTTTTGTCGCGCGCgcttattaaaagaaaaaacgcgaaaaaggTGTTTTGAGGTGCTTTTGGGTCGTGCACAGCAAAGTGGTGAGAAATTCTcgaaattatattatttcctTCTTGTTTACAGCGtttcttttgattaatttgacgaagaaaagaaaaaaaagattatcaCGCAACATTTGAATTAAGTTCATTCAAAGACATTTTGGGGGGACTAAACGTTCTcaattttaatcctttttccctttttcattattctttcttttcattcactcTGTGTGAGCTTTTATGAAGGtcagagatttaaaaaaaaatcttttgttgaCTAAAATATCTGTTATTTTGCTGCTTTAATTCGATTAAAATGCCCGCCTGCAAAAAGAAGGGTAAATTGTTTTTGggttttatgttgaaaaacatttctttacaCGTTTACAAACACTTTGCGtgatatttataaatttttttaatcattattattttcttggaaatattttcgtggatattttattcttaacgTTGTTAATCctttgttgaaaattcttattttttttaaattgatcaaattaatttttgaaataattattgGTTTTAATCGTCTGTTAgttcaatgttttatttatattgtaattagttaaaaagtcttaaagaaaatttaaataattttatttttagggcATCGTTAAGCAAGTTAGAATAAGAAATAACAACTTTACTGACCTAAAAacattctcttttt is part of the Lutzomyia longipalpis isolate SR_M1_2022 chromosome 3, ASM2433408v1 genome and harbors:
- the LOC129793664 gene encoding uncharacterized protein LOC129793664, whose translation is MQFGRDNIFELLQNVYKADRDILDWSGKKALDYRRQKTAVSASTYSKIKAKKKQTERESGFLRIGSLRNFLGVGSSSSNNHHHGTQNRNLIRSSVPSGKYSATSSERFDKLHKSWGSADNLPHNPSSMPPPKNGSKKRRTRRHADYGAVLPSGAAVVGSHSVPTTPNQPRAPMHSFGDNQQGPPSMGDSDSDSACGFDSNWHGNGPPRSGSSGSYGVRPTYI
- the LOC129793646 gene encoding E3 ubiquitin-protein ligase AMFR-like, coding for MPTFVVDRIPLPSLRFYTILSVLWVSVCLYYSINVTRDPDWKLHTNNTSIPVVAPPKIPENLLNGEKGEQLVVPEDSSEVPVIIPEEPPDDLPSKTPEEVEEVADQRDLPEIELEERILNDTRTIGGHLRDVVTFMSQEPMCIWTLINMAYCCLILLGKSIQKVVFGELRISEQQHMKDKFWNFVFYKFIFVFGVVNVQFLNEVVLWVSWFSILGFLHLLSQLCKDRFEYLSFSPTTPGWSHFRLVALLSAILTLSGLMFIICIGVGLFSGINTFSFMVAECILLSIRTLHVLVRYGLFLYDMRNGGLSGEAVSWDKRGPVAYYIELGFDVAALLVDLIHHLHMLFWSNIFLSMASLVIIMQLRYLIHEIQRKIKKHRHYLWVLNHMEKSYPLATAKDLTENSDNCAICWEKMDSARKLPCSHLFHNSCLQSWLEQDTSCPTCRLALSVQHSVTLHPNMDRIDEPETAGRANNHFFHFNGSRYVSWLPNFSVEVTNINNMLRNEAPTHTHTSQIRNMALQVQQMFPRYPLTVIIGDLTVTRSIEITIDNILEGRLQIPARFQELEDEAFGAEGASRASSSSDASPSEAAAGGFAANTASDYYVNPVFSRASTSSSSSEPGGYEVERKSTIFGNQNDLLRDESVDEVPLGDRFSKSSEERERILQRRKEMLVAMARRKYLDRSRAELNTKDAGSVRQRTKSNLQE